The sequence below is a genomic window from Paenibacillus sp. DCT19.
AAACCCTTCCTCTATGTCCATTCAATAAATTACTTATCTCTTAGCTTGGGTCAGACAATGCAAACATGATCTCGCCTTCAGCGACAATTTTATCTTCCACTCTAGCTGTAGCTTTACCTTTACCAATAGAGCCCTTCAGTCGAGTGATCTCCACTTCAAGCATCAGCGTATCTCCAGGCACAACTTGTCCACGGAATCGGAAATTGTCCAGTCCCGCTAAAAATCCAATCTTGCCTTTATTGCTCTCGATGCTAAGCATAGCTACTGCGCCAACTTGAGCCAGCGCTTCTGTAATCAAGACACCCGGCATTACCGGATACTCTGGAAAATGACCCAGGAAGTGCGGTTCGTTAATCGTTACATTCTTCAAACCAACGGCACGCTTGCCCTCCTCCATCTCTACAATCTTGTCCACCAGTAGGAACGGGGGACGGTGCGGAATGATCGCTTGAATCTGTTTGCTATCGAGCACGTTGTATTCTCCTTTCGTGTCACATTTTATATGAGACTCGTGATTAAATATTTTACGTTATCTGCATCTTAGACGCTTCGGGGCGGATCGTTCTTTCGATCGCTGTTGTTTTCTAATTTTATCTGAATATGCTTTTTAAAAGGTTAAAATTAGAAAACAAAGGCGAGTTTATGCTTCCGAAGTAAGCTTTCTTGAGAAAGCTTGTAGCT
It includes:
- the fabZ gene encoding 3-hydroxyacyl-ACP dehydratase FabZ gives rise to the protein MLDSKQIQAIIPHRPPFLLVDKIVEMEEGKRAVGLKNVTINEPHFLGHFPEYPVMPGVLITEALAQVGAVAMLSIESNKGKIGFLAGLDNFRFRGQVVPGDTLMLEVEITRLKGSIGKGKATARVEDKIVAEGEIMFALSDPS